In Triticum urartu cultivar G1812 unplaced genomic scaffold, Tu2.1 TuUngrouped_contig_3836, whole genome shotgun sequence, the following proteins share a genomic window:
- the LOC125527423 gene encoding peroxidase 70-like, producing the protein MASRTWHFLLALSLLSSAAYGQLSPSFYATSCPLLELTVRATMIAALLAERRMGASLLRLHFHDCFVQGCDGSILLDDVGSFVGEKTAFPNVNSVRGYEVIDRIKATVELVCPGVVSCADIVALAARDGTFLLGGPSWAVPLGRRDSTTASLAEANADLPGPTLNLDQLIRAFDKKQLTPRDLTALSGAHTIGFSQCQFFRDHIYNGTNIDPAFAALRRQTCPAAAPAGDANLAPFDAQTQLVFDNAYYRNLVAQRGLLHSDQELFNGGSQDALVRQYGSNPALFAADFVTAMIKMGNIAPLTGASGQIRRNCRVVNS; encoded by the exons ATGGCTTCCAGGACATGGCATTTCTTGCTCGccctctccctcctctcctccGCCGCATATGGGCAGCTCTCGCCGTCCTTCTACGCCACGAGCTGCCCCCTGCTGGAGCTCACCGTGCGCGCCACCATGATCGCCGCGCTCCTCGCCGAGCGCCGAATGGGCGCCTCCCTCCTCAGGCTCCACTTCCATGACTGCTTTGTTCAA GGCTGTGACGGATCCATTCTTCTGGATGATGTGGGCAGCTTCGTCGGCGAGAAGACGGCCTTCCCGAACGTGAACTCCGTGCGCGGCTACGAGGTgatcgaccggatcaaggccacCGTGGAGCTTGTCTGCCCCGGCGTCGTCTCCTGCGCCGACATCGTCGCCCTTGCCGCACGCGACGGCACGTTTCTG CTAGGCGGGCCGAGCTGGGCGGTGCCGCTGGGCCGGCGGGACTCGACGACGGCGAGCCTGGCAGAGGCGAACGCCGACCTCCCAGGGCCGACGCTGAACCTCGACCAGCTCATCCGCGCGTTCGACAAGAAGCAGCTGACCCCGCGCGACCTCACGGCGCTCTCCGGCGCGCACACCATCGGCTTCTCGCAGTGCCAGTTCTTCCGCGACCACATCTACAACGGCACCAACATCGACCCGGCCTTCGCGGCGCTGCGCCGGCAGACATGCCCCGCCGCGGCCCCTGCCGGCGACGCCAACCTGGCGCCGTTCGATGCGCAGACCCAGCTCGTCTTCGACAACGCCTACTACCGCAACCTGGTCGCCCAGCGCGGCCTGCTACACTCGGACCAGGAGCTCTTCAACGGCGGCTCCCAGGACGCGCTGGTGCGCCAGTACGGCTCCAACCCGGCGCTCTTCGCCGCCGACTTCGTGACCGCCATGATCAAGATGGGCAACATCGCCCCCCTCACAGGGGCCAGCGGCCAGATCAGGCGCAACTGCAGGGTCGTCAACAGTTGA
- the LOC125527421 gene encoding probable ubiquitin conjugation factor E4: MASPSAPAPSRPQRSPDEVEDIILRKILLVSLAPPSAPNPAVPYLELTAAELLSESRPLLALRDAAERLLIDRLSLPDASPPPFRFLAAAFGRAADEARKISTIRDPALQARLRVSIAHVRGLILSYARIVAGNPDTFPTPPNAPHPAAELLVFLLAEAADPLDSAPSPGAPPPGGFLDELFGNADYDAVEPVMGELYERLRQSVDKVSALGDFQRPLRVLKRLVGIPNCAKALVQHPKWIPKNQIMLIGEGRTMEICSLLGAFFHVSAIPDREFASQPDVGQQCFSDASTRRPADLLSSFAAIQNVMNSLQDGLRDVLLVLLKNSDTREKVLEYLAAVINTNAGRSGMRVDPLKCASSGMFVNLSAVMLRLCEPFLDKMESMKGKIDVKYLFCNKRVDFKSLTAVNASSEEVSSWIESWSQDNASGKANKENFSFICECFFMTARVLNLGVMKAVADLKHISQELARCEDDLEANKAIRDQGGSSPQLEQDITRLEKIVAALSQEQFCYESQILRDSAFLQRALSFYRLMILWSVDLVGGFKMPLPSECPMEFSCIPEHFLDDAMDLLALTSRIPKALEGFPLDNFLNFNIMFMASSSYIKNPYLKAKMVEVLKSWMPQRSGLKSTASLFEGHQLCLDYLVKNLLKLYVDIEFTGSHTQFFDKFNIRHNIAELLEYLWDVPSHRNAWRQMAKEEEKGVYLNFLNFLINDSIYLLDESLKRILELKEIEAEMANTVAWDSRPAQEREERLRAFHQSENIARFDMKLANEDVGMLAFTSEQIPAPLLLPEMVERVASMLNYFLLQLAGPQRKSLTVKDPEKYEFKPKQLLKQIATIYVHIARGDKEAVFPAAISKDGRSYSEQLFASATNILWKIGVDPQIIQEFMQLAGKAKAAAAEAMDAEAILGDIPDEFLDPIQYTLMNDPVILPSSRVTVDRPVIVRHLLSDSTDPFNRSQLTQDMLIPDTDLKLRIEEFVRSQQSRKRRAVDTQTGEPDGAADMVE, translated from the coding sequence ATGGCGTCCCCGTCCGCGCCGGCGCCGTCGCGGCCGCAGCGCTCGCCGGACGAGGTCGAGGACATCATCCTCCGCAAGATCCTCCTCGTCTCCCTCGCGCCCCCGTCCGCCCCCAACCCCGCCGTGCCCTACCTCGAGCTCACCGCCGCCGAGCTCCTCTCCGAGTCGCGCCCCCTCCTCGCCCTCCGCGACGCCGCCGAGCGCCTCCTCATCGACCGCCTCTCCCTCCCCGACGCCTCGCCGCCGCCCTTCCGGTTCCTCGCCGCCGCCTTCGGCCGCGCCGCGGACGAGGCCCGCAAGATCTCCACGATCCGCGACCCCGCGCTCCAGGCGCGGCTCAGGGTGTCCATCGCCCACGTCCGCGGCCTCATCCTCTCCTACGCGCGCATCGTCGCGGGGAACCCGGACACCTTCCCGACGCCCCCCAACGCGCCCCACCCCGCCGCCGAGCTGCTCGTCTTCCTGCTCGCGGAGGCCGCCGACCCGCTCGACTCCGCCCCGTCCCCCGGCGCCCCGCCGCCGGGGGGCTTCCTGGACGAGCTCTTCGGGAACGCCGACTATGACGCCGTCGAGCCGGTGATGGGCGAGCTGTACGAGCGCCTGAGGCAGAGCGTCGACAAGGTATCGGCGCTGGGCGACTTCCAGCGGCCTCTCCGTGTGCTGAAGCGGCTGGTGGGGATCCCCAACTGCGCCAAGGCTCTGGTGCAGCACCCCAAGTGGATTCCTAAGAATCAAATCATGCTGATTGGGGAAGGAAGAACCATGGAGATCTGCAGCTTGCTTGGGGCCTTCTTCCATGTCAGTGCTATTCCCGATCGTGAATTCGCAAGCCAGCCTGATGTTGGGCAACAGTGCTTCTCTGATGCATCTACACGCAGGCCGGCTGATTTACTGTCATCATTCGCAGCAATACAGAATGTTATGAATAGCTTGCAGGATGGGCTGAGGGATGTTCTTCTAGTGCTGCTTAAGAATTCGGATACTCGAGAAAAGGTCCTTGAATATCTGGCAGCGGTGATAAACACAAATGCAGGAAGATCTGGCATGCGTGTGGACCCTTTGAAATGTGCAAGTTCGGGTATGTTTGTCAATCTCAGTGCTGTCATGCTCCGTCTGTGCGAGCCTTTTTTGGATAAAATGGAGTCGATGAAGGGCAAGATTGATGTCAAGTACCTCTTCTGCAACAAAAGAGTAGATTTCAAGAGCTTGACCGCTGTAAATGCCTCCTCAGAAGAAGTCTCATCATGGATAGAGAGCTGGAGCCAAGATAATGCCAGTGGGAAGGCAAATAAAGAGAATTTCTCATTTATTTGCGAATGTTTTTTCATGACGGCAAGGGTACTTAACTtgggagtgatgaaagctgtggCAGATCTTAAACATATCTCTCAGGAACTCGCAAGGTGTGAAGATGATTTGGAAGCAAACAAAGCAATCAGAGATCAAGGAGGAAGTTCACCACAGCTTGAGCAAGATATAACACGCTTGGAGAAGATAGTTGCAGCCTTATCCCAAGAACAGTTCTGCTATGAATCTCAGATACTAAGGGACAGTGCTTTTCTTCAGCGTGCACTATCTTTCTACAGATTAATGATATTGTGGTCAGTAGACCTAGTTGGGGGATTTAAGATGCCTTTGCCATCAGAATGCCCCATGGAATTTTCCTGCATACCGGAGCATTTTCTTGATGATGCAATGGATTTACTTGCTCTAACCTCTAGAATTCCAAAAGCTCTGGAGGGCTTCCCATTGGATAATTTTCTCAATTTCAACATCATGTTCATGGCGAGCTCTTCTTACATTAAAAATCCTTACCTGAAAGCAAAGATGGTTGAAGTTTTGAAAAGCTGGATGCCACAAAGAAGCGGCTTGAAATCCACAGCCTCGTTATTTGAGGGGCACCAACTATGTCTCGATTATCTTGTCAAGAATCTTCTGAAGCTTTATGTGGATATTGAATTCACTGGCTCCCATACACAGTTCTTCGACAAATTTAATATCCGGCACAACATTGCTGAGCTTCTTGAGTATTTATGGGATGTTCCCAGTCATCGAAATGCTTGGAGACAAATGGCTAAAGAAGAGGAAAAGGGTGTCTACTTGAATTTTTTGAACTTCCTTATCAATGATAGCATCTATCTTCTTGATGAGAGTTTGAAAAGGATTCTTGAGCTAAAGGAAATAGAGGCTGAAATGGCTAATACTGTTGCATGGGATAGCAGGCCTGCTCAAGAAAGAGAGGAGCGGTTGCGCGCGTTTCATCAGTCAGAGAATATTGCTCGATTTGATATGAAGCTCGCAAATGAGGATGTTGGGATGCTTGCTTTCACGTCAGAACAAATTCCAGCACCTTTGCTTCTTCCAGAAATGGTGGAAAGGGTGGCGAGCATGTTAAATTACTTCCTCTTGCAGCTTGCTGGTCCCCAGAGGAAATCCTTGACTGTAAAAGATCCAGAGAAGTATGAGTTCAAACCGAAGCAGCTATTGAAACAGATTGCTACCATCTATGTCCACATTGCAAGGGGTGATAAGGAAGCTGTCTTCCCAGCTGCAATCTCAAAAGACGGAAGGTCATACAGTGAGCAGTTGTTTGCTAGCGCAACTAATATTTTGTGGAAGATTGGGGTAGACCCCCAAATCATACAGGAGTTTATGCAACTTGCAGGTAAAGCAAAAGCTGCTGCCGCTGAGGCCATGGACGCTGAGGCTATCCTTGGGGACATACCAGACGAATTTCTTGATCCGATCCAGTATACTCTGATGAATGATCCTGTGATACTACCATCGTCGCGGGTCACAGTAGATCGACCAGTTATTGTTCGGCATTTGCTCAGTGACAGTACTGATCCGTTCAACCGCTCCCAGCTCACTCAAGACATGTTGATACCAGATACAGATCTCAAGTTGCGCATTGAAGAATTTGTCAGGTCCCAGCAGTCGAGGAAGCGGAGGGCTGTCGACACTCAGACCGGGGAGCCTGATGGTGCTGCTGATATGGTGGAGTGA